From the genome of Scytonema hofmannii PCC 7110, one region includes:
- a CDS encoding LLM class flavin-dependent oxidoreductase, translating into MSQPRYGIWIPVYGNCGAMNHPHEPCEASYKRAKHLVQLAEAYGFTTTLIAEHIINPRNQELDQLETWTTAAALAEATQSIEIIAAIKPLLFHPVVLAKMALNIDAISNGRFAINLVSAWFIPELQKSGIAFLPHDERYRYSQEWLQVVKALWSGERVNFQGDSFYITDLCLRPRPVAQPHPRVYLGGESDAAKNLAMQAADVFFLNGRPLEVVRETIADVRKRERQKSKPLQFAMSAFVIARPTDTEAQAEYEYLLELTKKDDRTELLKGVEPEVVMFKNMAKYVSVGSNGGTAAGLVGSYDTVAARIADFVEVGIDTFMLQFQPFAPEMKRFSEEVMPRVRSLALVA; encoded by the coding sequence ATGTCTCAGCCACGCTACGGGATTTGGATTCCCGTTTACGGTAACTGTGGCGCGATGAACCACCCCCACGAACCTTGTGAAGCCAGTTACAAAAGAGCAAAGCATCTCGTCCAACTGGCAGAAGCATATGGGTTTACGACTACTCTCATCGCCGAACACATTATTAATCCCAGGAATCAAGAACTAGATCAGCTAGAAACTTGGACAACTGCAGCCGCCTTAGCGGAAGCAACTCAATCTATTGAAATTATTGCTGCAATTAAGCCTTTGTTATTTCATCCGGTTGTTCTAGCAAAGATGGCATTAAATATTGATGCGATTAGCAACGGACGATTTGCAATCAATTTGGTGAGTGCCTGGTTTATACCAGAATTGCAAAAGTCTGGCATTGCTTTCCTTCCTCACGACGAACGTTACCGTTATTCTCAGGAGTGGCTTCAGGTTGTGAAAGCGCTATGGAGTGGGGAACGGGTTAATTTCCAAGGCGATAGTTTTTATATTACTGATTTATGTTTGCGCCCGCGTCCAGTAGCACAACCTCATCCCCGTGTATACTTGGGGGGAGAGTCAGACGCTGCAAAAAATCTCGCTATGCAAGCAGCCGATGTGTTTTTTCTGAATGGTCGTCCGTTAGAAGTGGTGCGGGAAACCATTGCTGATGTTAGAAAGCGGGAGCGGCAAAAATCTAAACCCTTACAATTTGCTATGTCAGCTTTTGTCATTGCTCGACCTACTGACACCGAAGCTCAAGCAGAATATGAGTATCTTCTTGAACTCACAAAAAAAGACGACAGAACAGAGTTGTTGAAAGGTGTTGAACCAGAGGTAGTCATGTTCAAAAATATGGCAAAGTATGTGAGTGTAGGAAGTAACGGAGGTACAGCAGCAGGGTTAGTTGGAAGCTATGATACTGTAGCAGCAAGAATTGCAGATTTTGTCGAAGTGGGTATTGATACTTTCATGCTGCAATTCCAACCTTTTGCTCCAGAGATGAAACGGTTTTCTGAAGAAGTCATGCCGCGAGTGCGGTCTTTAGCACTTGTAGCTTAA
- a CDS encoding sulfite exporter TauE/SafE family protein has protein sequence MRYSTMLSTITPQLLTLPHTLLLFSTAFIAGGLNAVAGGGSFITFPALIFTGVPPVAANATNNTAIWVAALASAGAYRKDLGIKRQVFLLLCGISLVGGVIGSLALLYTSADVFKKLIPYLLLLATLIFTFGDFFRKWLQSHSQKSSSESVPLWNLVLAQLAIAIYGGFFGAGLGILMLATLSFLGIKSIHTMNAFKTFLGSCVNGIAIVPFIFAGVIAWQQAILMAVGGSLGGYLTAHYARQLDPQMIRIFVTIVAVSMTIYFFIHG, from the coding sequence ATGCGTTACTCAACAATGCTAAGTACCATCACTCCCCAACTCTTAACGCTTCCCCATACCTTACTCCTTTTCAGTACTGCTTTCATCGCTGGTGGATTAAATGCTGTAGCAGGTGGTGGTAGCTTTATTACCTTTCCAGCACTCATTTTTACAGGTGTACCGCCGGTTGCGGCAAACGCTACGAATAATACTGCTATATGGGTAGCAGCTTTAGCCAGTGCTGGAGCTTATCGTAAAGATTTAGGAATCAAACGACAAGTTTTTTTACTCTTGTGTGGCATAAGTTTGGTTGGTGGTGTTATCGGCTCCTTAGCTTTGTTGTACACTTCGGCAGATGTTTTTAAGAAACTAATCCCCTATTTATTACTGCTAGCAACACTAATATTTACTTTTGGCGATTTTTTCAGGAAATGGCTTCAAAGTCATAGCCAAAAATCATCTTCTGAGTCCGTACCTTTATGGAATTTGGTGTTAGCTCAACTCGCGATCGCTATTTATGGAGGTTTCTTCGGTGCGGGGTTGGGGATTTTAATGCTAGCGACCTTATCGTTTTTAGGGATCAAAAGTATTCATACTATGAATGCCTTTAAAACGTTCTTAGGGAGTTGTGTGAATGGGATTGCGATCGTCCCGTTTATTTTTGCAGGCGTCATTGCTTGGCAGCAAGCGATTTTGATGGCTGTCGGTGGTTCTTTGGGAGGTTATTTAACTGCTCATTATGCGCGTCAACTAGACCCTCAAATGATTCGGATATTTGTCACGATTGTTGCTGTTAGCATGACTATTTACTTTTTTATTCATGGTTAG
- a CDS encoding HEAT repeat domain-containing protein: MTVDSDSELNQWLEMLRSPNESDRLVAVKTLQHLGDEAATDALIAVLQDKSVIVQKIAVTALCELGNPVAVPALLECLASPEEDIRSEALSALTDLVSTEHLQLLLSALQQQDINLQLNLLILLRKIHDARSFSAVLSFFESEHLQLREAAVTTLRYLNQVKQCPQALLLLNDLNENVRREAALTLGHLTDEGVVDLLSQTLTSDTDWQVRRNAAKSLAIHAHPKAIPFVEKALKDEHWQVRKFAIQVLHKLPETKLLPALVAALTDRYSDVRKEAAIALGYLSDPNALYALKQALDDPDREVSIQAQRAIQKINLGGHSDKLGTACASRTLKE; encoded by the coding sequence ATGACGGTGGATTCAGACTCTGAATTAAATCAATGGTTGGAAATGTTACGATCGCCCAACGAAAGCGATCGCCTAGTTGCAGTTAAAACCTTACAGCATTTGGGTGACGAAGCCGCAACTGATGCTCTGATTGCCGTATTACAAGATAAAAGCGTCATTGTACAAAAAATCGCTGTGACAGCTTTGTGCGAGTTAGGCAATCCCGTCGCTGTTCCTGCTTTACTGGAATGTCTGGCTTCACCAGAAGAAGACATTCGTAGCGAAGCCTTGTCAGCATTGACCGATCTCGTATCCACCGAACATTTGCAATTGCTGCTCAGCGCTCTACAGCAACAGGATATTAATCTACAACTCAATTTGCTGATTCTCCTACGGAAGATTCATGATGCTCGATCGTTTTCCGCAGTGCTGAGTTTTTTTGAATCAGAGCATCTCCAATTGCGAGAGGCGGCTGTCACAACTCTCCGCTATTTGAATCAAGTCAAGCAATGTCCACAAGCTTTACTTCTGTTAAATGACTTAAACGAGAATGTCCGTCGTGAAGCTGCTCTGACTTTAGGACATTTAACTGATGAAGGTGTTGTGGACTTGCTGAGTCAAACACTAACTTCTGACACAGATTGGCAAGTGCGTCGCAATGCTGCTAAGTCTCTCGCAATCCACGCTCATCCTAAAGCAATTCCATTTGTCGAAAAAGCTTTGAAGGATGAACATTGGCAAGTTCGGAAATTTGCTATACAAGTATTGCACAAATTACCAGAGACCAAATTATTACCTGCACTGGTTGCAGCATTGACCGATCGATATTCAGATGTTAGAAAAGAGGCAGCGATCGCTCTCGGTTATCTGAGCGATCCTAACGCCCTCTACGCCCTCAAGCAAGCACTAGACGATCCCGACAGAGAAGTGAGTATACAAGCTCAACGAGCAATTCAAAAGATTAATTTAGGCGGACATAGCGATAAGCTGGGTACAGCTTGCGCTTCGCGAACGCTGAAGGAATAG
- a CDS encoding CmcJ/NvfI family oxidoreductase yields MSLNSQVIDRPISRELPYVEANLNYLVPMTEKPVNYTYEPPSGIPRYNGTYQTHKLPIYNARSISENISLDREGFALKEHNTSVRDFYDEDEVRHVYYPEAEHLLKEVTGATQVVIFDHTLRNAQRMKPGENDIKEPAKRVHNDFTAKSGYTRARLELAARGSDNIDTLLQRRFAIINVWRAIASPIQESPLTVCDAQSIAPTDLVATDLVYRHRVGETYAIAYNPRHQWYYFPQMHRNEALFIKCFDSVEDGRARFAGHTGFDDPTSPPDAPPRESIELRTFVFYAA; encoded by the coding sequence ATGAGCTTAAACAGTCAAGTTATAGACAGACCGATTTCCAGGGAATTGCCTTACGTAGAGGCTAACCTCAATTATTTAGTTCCAATGACAGAAAAACCTGTCAATTACACCTACGAACCACCATCAGGAATTCCCAGATACAACGGAACTTATCAAACACACAAACTTCCAATTTATAACGCTCGCTCTATCTCAGAGAACATCTCGCTAGATCGAGAAGGCTTTGCCTTAAAAGAACATAATACTAGCGTGCGAGACTTTTATGACGAAGACGAGGTGCGTCATGTTTACTACCCAGAAGCAGAACATTTATTGAAAGAAGTCACGGGTGCAACTCAAGTAGTCATATTCGACCATACTCTTCGCAATGCCCAAAGGATGAAGCCAGGAGAGAATGATATTAAAGAACCTGCTAAACGGGTACACAATGACTTCACTGCCAAATCTGGCTATACTCGCGCTCGTTTGGAACTAGCGGCACGGGGGAGCGATAATATTGATACGCTATTGCAACGACGGTTCGCTATCATCAATGTCTGGCGAGCGATCGCTTCTCCCATTCAAGAGTCCCCGCTAACTGTGTGTGACGCGCAAAGTATTGCTCCAACAGACCTTGTAGCAACAGATCTAGTATATCGCCATCGCGTTGGAGAAACATATGCGATCGCATACAATCCAAGACATCAGTGGTATTATTTTCCGCAAATGCACAGAAACGAGGCATTATTTATTAAGTGTTTCGATTCTGTAGAAGATGGACGAGCGCGTTTTGCGGGTCACACGGGATTTGACGATCCGACAAGCCCACCAGACGCTCCACCACGGGAAAGTATTGAACTAAGAACATTCGTTTTTTATGCCGCATAA
- a CDS encoding acyl-CoA dehydrogenase family protein, with translation MFEVVERLAADFATRAAAHDRDASFPFENFDALHQAQLLSLTVPVEFGGQAASYSTVCRVIETIASGDASTALVLTMHYLQHTNAARTRRWHPDIYERLCRESVNGIALLNAARVEPELGTPARGGLPATIAKRIPDGWLLTGHKQYTTGSPILRYFVVWARTDDEEPLVGSFLVPRDLPGVRIVETWDHLGMRATGSHELILENVCIPIEYSLDIRPLKAWSPTNPLMVAGGSLFLSALYQGVATAARNWLVGYLNERSPTNLGASLATLPRFQTSVGEIEALLYANNRLIYSLATDIDKGERHTNVNLQAQTVKYLTTSNAIRAVQIALELIGNPGLSKNNPLERHYRDVLCSRIHTPQNDVVCLSLGKSALAMNNLV, from the coding sequence ATGTTTGAGGTTGTTGAACGTCTAGCGGCTGATTTTGCCACTCGTGCTGCGGCTCATGACCGAGATGCTTCTTTTCCTTTTGAAAACTTTGATGCTCTCCACCAAGCACAGCTATTAAGTCTGACTGTACCAGTGGAATTTGGCGGTCAAGCTGCAAGTTATTCTACAGTTTGTCGAGTCATTGAAACGATCGCAAGTGGTGATGCGTCCACCGCTCTAGTGCTGACAATGCACTACTTACAACATACTAATGCTGCCCGGACTCGACGTTGGCATCCCGATATCTACGAGCGACTTTGCAGAGAGTCTGTCAATGGTATTGCCTTACTCAATGCTGCCCGTGTGGAACCAGAATTAGGCACACCCGCTAGAGGTGGACTACCTGCAACCATTGCCAAACGGATACCTGATGGTTGGCTACTGACTGGTCACAAACAATACACTACGGGCAGTCCAATTTTACGTTACTTTGTGGTGTGGGCGCGGACGGATGACGAAGAGCCGCTAGTAGGCAGTTTTCTTGTACCACGCGATCTCCCTGGTGTAAGGATTGTAGAAACCTGGGATCACTTGGGAATGCGAGCAACAGGTAGCCACGAACTCATCTTAGAAAATGTTTGCATTCCAATAGAGTATTCCTTGGATATCCGTCCTCTCAAAGCATGGTCACCTACCAATCCACTGATGGTAGCTGGTGGCAGTTTGTTCTTGAGTGCATTATACCAAGGAGTAGCGACAGCAGCGCGAAATTGGTTGGTTGGGTATTTGAATGAGCGATCGCCTACTAATTTAGGCGCAAGTCTCGCAACTTTACCACGCTTCCAAACCTCTGTAGGTGAAATTGAAGCATTGTTATATGCCAACAACCGACTCATTTATAGTTTGGCAACGGATATTGATAAAGGTGAACGCCATACCAATGTGAATTTACAAGCCCAAACAGTGAAATATTTGACGACAAGCAATGCCATTCGTGCCGTACAAATTGCACTCGAACTGATTGGTAATCCAGGTTTGTCTAAAAATAATCCTCTTGAAAGACATTATAGAGATGTTCTTTGTAGCCGCATTCATACACCCCAAAATGATGTGGTTTGTTTATCCTTGGGTAAATCAGCATTGGCAATGAACAATCTCGTTTGA
- a CDS encoding D-2-hydroxyacid dehydrogenase, protein MKIILPVELAADIEPLLPSDVTHVRVDSDGNFEGDPQEAEVYFNGFKLKNTTLHTVLAAAPRICWQHTPSSGVNHILTPTFLKYDIVLTNGSGVHAIPMAEFVLNFMLYHAKKVQKLQELQISHYWYKWLELEELYNKTLLIIGTGNIGREIALRAKAFGMQIWGSRRHPEPLPNFDKIVGVNEWRSLLPQADYVVVATPLTPETKGLIDAEALRLMRPSAYLINIARGAIVDESALLTALGEGWIAGAGLDTFETEPLLPESPFWSLPNVFVTPHCSALTPQLRQRIVALFIDNLTRYRNGQLLRNIVDKTVGY, encoded by the coding sequence GTGAAAATCATTCTACCTGTAGAACTTGCTGCTGATATTGAGCCACTGTTACCTTCAGACGTTACACATGTGCGTGTAGACAGCGATGGTAACTTTGAAGGCGATCCGCAAGAAGCTGAAGTTTATTTCAACGGGTTCAAGTTGAAAAATACTACCCTGCATACAGTACTAGCAGCAGCACCTAGAATTTGTTGGCAACACACACCGAGTTCTGGCGTGAATCATATCCTCACGCCTACTTTTTTAAAATATGATATAGTTCTTACCAATGGTTCAGGAGTTCATGCCATTCCTATGGCAGAATTTGTGCTGAACTTCATGCTTTATCACGCTAAAAAAGTCCAAAAATTGCAAGAGTTACAGATTAGCCACTACTGGTATAAGTGGTTGGAACTGGAAGAATTGTACAACAAGACTCTGTTGATTATTGGTACGGGAAATATCGGTCGAGAAATTGCTTTACGTGCTAAAGCTTTTGGAATGCAAATTTGGGGTAGTCGCCGACATCCCGAACCGTTACCAAATTTTGACAAAATAGTTGGTGTAAATGAGTGGCGATCGCTCCTTCCGCAAGCAGATTATGTCGTCGTTGCTACACCTCTAACTCCAGAAACCAAAGGCTTAATTGATGCAGAAGCATTACGGTTAATGCGTCCGAGTGCTTATTTAATTAATATTGCTCGCGGTGCAATTGTGGATGAATCGGCATTATTAACTGCTCTGGGAGAAGGTTGGATTGCAGGTGCTGGATTAGACACATTTGAAACCGAACCATTACTACCAGAAAGCCCTTTTTGGTCTTTACCTAACGTATTTGTGACTCCTCATTGTTCGGCACTTACACCACAATTACGTCAACGTATCGTAGCATTATTTATTGACAATTTAACACGCTATCGTAACGGTCAACTCTTACGTAATATTGTGGATAAAACAGTAGGTTATTAG
- a CDS encoding MgtC/SapB family protein yields the protein MLRQQRQDFGTEEIKGLTTAASIWLAGGLGAAAGCGLWRMSLIGTLKRASGSECSQETQKV from the coding sequence ATTCTGCGACAACAAAGGCAGGACTTTGGTACGGAAGAAATTAAGGGACTAACTACCGCAGCAAGTATTTGGCTTGCGGGTGGATTGGGCGCTGCAGCTGGCTGTGGTTTATGGCGAATGAGTCTAATAGGTACGCTCAAGCGCGCTAGTGGTTCTGAGTGTAGTCAAGAAACTCAAAAAGTCTAA
- a CDS encoding methionine ABC transporter permease, protein MQGWELLNSLWQASLETFYMVGISAVVAVVLGLPLGLLLVMTSPSNFLNSPKLNQILSAIVNTGRSFPFIILLVVLTPLTRLIVGTSIGSTAALVPLTLAAIPFFARIAETSILEVDKGLVEAAEAMGCNYWQIVLKVLIPEALPSIVLGITILIVSLLNSSAMAGAVGGGGLGNLAIQYGYQRFDVGVMFATIVVLIFLVQLIQLLGDLLARQLRKK, encoded by the coding sequence ATGCAAGGTTGGGAACTACTTAACAGTTTGTGGCAAGCCTCACTGGAAACTTTTTACATGGTGGGAATCTCAGCTGTTGTGGCTGTCGTGTTGGGTTTACCTCTGGGTTTATTACTGGTCATGACCAGTCCTAGTAACTTTCTCAACTCTCCCAAACTGAATCAGATCCTCAGTGCGATCGTCAATACTGGACGCTCTTTCCCCTTTATTATTTTACTTGTAGTCCTCACGCCCCTAACGCGACTAATAGTTGGCACTTCTATAGGTAGTACTGCTGCACTCGTTCCCCTCACCCTTGCTGCTATTCCCTTCTTTGCCCGCATCGCTGAGACTAGCATTCTTGAAGTTGATAAAGGATTAGTAGAAGCAGCAGAAGCAATGGGCTGTAACTATTGGCAAATTGTCCTTAAAGTTCTCATTCCAGAAGCTTTACCCTCTATTGTTTTAGGCATCACAATTTTAATTGTCAGTCTCCTCAATTCTTCAGCAATGGCTGGCGCAGTTGGTGGTGGTGGCTTAGGTAATTTAGCCATTCAATATGGCTATCAACGGTTTGATGTCGGAGTCATGTTTGCCACAATTGTAGTGCTGATTTTTCTTGTGCAACTCATCCAGCTTTTAGGTGATTTGCTCGCACGACAGTTGAGAAAAAAATAG
- a CDS encoding DUF7219 family protein, whose product MKKSNSTNRNDFIYPYGRYYGKVKPENLAFNANLQEFAQKLSFITGLETSGKLTPEEAYNQIEALWEQLKHSTKMLGIGNHDSDS is encoded by the coding sequence ATGAAAAAGTCTAATTCAACAAACAGAAATGATTTTATCTATCCTTATGGTCGCTACTACGGGAAAGTTAAACCGGAAAATCTAGCGTTTAATGCCAATCTTCAAGAATTTGCACAAAAATTGAGCTTTATTACTGGCTTAGAGACTTCTGGGAAACTTACTCCTGAAGAAGCTTACAACCAAATTGAAGCACTTTGGGAACAGTTAAAACATAGTACCAAGATGCTTGGTATTGGTAATCATGACTCAGACAGTTAA
- a CDS encoding methionine ABC transporter ATP-binding protein translates to MIELIDIHKIYHQGEHKVVALDGVHLHVKANEIFGVLGQSGAGKSTLIRCVNQLEKPTSGFVKVNGQEMTTLSGAALRQARQRIGMIFQHFNLLSSRTVAENIAFPLEVMGYGKLKRKTKVEELLGLVGLEGKANAYPAQLSGGQKQRVGIARSLAGEPKVLLSDEATSALDPQTTRSILELLRDLNKRMGLTILLITHEMGVVKQICDSVAILHAGRIVEQGRVSDLASRPDSKLAKEFFPRCKNYAPRPGTILATVAFAGEVARNPIFATLARRFDVDVNILNGSVETLGDRPVGQLQVELAGVKATQALEYLNDSEYTVEVH, encoded by the coding sequence ATGATTGAGTTGATTGATATACACAAAATCTATCATCAAGGCGAACACAAAGTAGTGGCGTTAGATGGTGTTCATTTGCACGTTAAAGCAAATGAAATATTTGGTGTTTTAGGACAAAGCGGAGCAGGTAAAAGTACTTTAATTCGCTGTGTCAACCAGTTAGAAAAGCCAACATCGGGTTTCGTAAAAGTCAATGGTCAAGAAATGACAACACTTTCTGGTGCTGCTTTGCGTCAAGCACGCCAACGCATAGGCATGATTTTTCAACACTTTAATTTACTCAGTTCTAGAACTGTAGCAGAAAACATCGCTTTTCCCTTAGAAGTGATGGGTTATGGCAAATTGAAGCGTAAAACAAAAGTAGAAGAATTACTGGGGCTAGTGGGTTTGGAAGGTAAAGCAAATGCTTATCCAGCACAACTTTCTGGAGGTCAAAAGCAACGGGTTGGTATTGCGCGATCGCTAGCTGGGGAACCAAAGGTATTACTCTCTGATGAAGCCACGTCAGCCCTCGATCCCCAAACCACTCGCTCAATTCTAGAACTATTGCGAGACCTTAATAAGCGCATGGGATTGACGATATTACTCATTACTCATGAAATGGGTGTCGTTAAGCAAATCTGTGATAGTGTGGCGATACTCCATGCTGGTAGGATTGTTGAACAAGGACGTGTCAGCGATTTGGCATCTCGACCAGATTCAAAGTTAGCCAAGGAGTTTTTTCCCCGTTGCAAAAACTATGCGCCTCGTCCGGGGACAATTCTAGCGACTGTGGCATTTGCTGGCGAAGTTGCTAGAAATCCTATATTTGCTACCTTGGCACGTCGTTTTGATGTCGATGTTAATATCCTCAATGGTAGCGTCGAAACTCTAGGCGATCGCCCTGTCGGTCAGCTTCAAGTCGAACTCGCCGGAGTTAAGGCAACCCAAGCACTGGAATACTTAAATGATTCAGAATATACAGTTGAGGTACATTAA
- a CDS encoding MetQ/NlpA family ABC transporter substrate-binding protein: MNEYHNLAPLTKIGRRFVLTAGSVFTASIIFAGCSRFVETASTSEQEDIIKVGVTGIVSEDILKFVNNNLVGQEKLKIEVVKFNDWIQPNTALRDKFIDANFFQHKPFMNNAIKELKINLVALNTIYLNTLGLFSKKFKSVNEIPQNATVTIANDVINNDRGLRLLAANGLIKLKEKAREFVTQRDIAANPKSLKIKEVEGVQVVRAINDVDFIVSSAQTVALAGIEPHSMGQETAKDKKYALALVTLQGRENEAKIQKLNKLLVHPSVKDFINKEYKGRLITVW, from the coding sequence ATGAACGAATACCATAATTTAGCCCCCCTAACAAAAATTGGTCGCCGTTTTGTTCTCACAGCAGGAAGTGTATTCACTGCATCAATTATTTTCGCTGGTTGCAGCCGATTTGTAGAGACAGCCTCCACATCTGAACAAGAAGATATCATAAAAGTTGGGGTTACTGGAATAGTTTCTGAAGATATTTTGAAATTTGTTAATAATAATCTTGTTGGTCAAGAAAAATTAAAAATTGAGGTTGTGAAATTTAATGACTGGATACAGCCAAATACAGCACTAAGAGATAAATTTATTGATGCTAATTTCTTTCAACACAAACCTTTTATGAATAATGCTATTAAAGAACTAAAAATCAATTTAGTAGCATTAAATACAATTTATTTAAATACACTTGGTCTTTTCTCTAAAAAATTCAAATCAGTGAACGAAATTCCCCAAAATGCAACTGTCACAATTGCCAATGATGTCATTAATAATGACCGAGGACTCAGGTTATTAGCAGCTAACGGTCTAATTAAGCTCAAAGAAAAGGCTAGAGAATTTGTGACTCAACGGGATATTGCAGCTAATCCCAAAAGCCTGAAAATTAAAGAAGTCGAAGGGGTACAAGTTGTCCGAGCTATTAACGATGTAGACTTTATTGTTTCCTCGGCTCAAACTGTTGCTCTTGCAGGGATAGAACCTCATTCTATGGGACAAGAAACAGCTAAGGACAAGAAATATGCTCTAGCACTAGTTACATTACAGGGTCGAGAAAACGAAGCAAAGATTCAAAAGTTAAACAAACTACTTGTTCATCCCAGCGTTAAAGATTTTATCAATAAAGAATATAAAGGAAGACTGATTACCGTTTGGTAA
- a CDS encoding 4Fe-4S dicluster domain-containing protein — MALTNQRVDVPVIVDESKCLEKCRACIEVCPLDVLAKNPETGKAYMKYDECWFCLPCQKECPTNAITVQIPFLLR; from the coding sequence ATGGCTTTAACCAACCAAAGAGTTGATGTGCCAGTGATTGTTGATGAGTCCAAATGTCTGGAGAAATGTAGGGCTTGTATTGAGGTTTGTCCTCTAGATGTTTTGGCAAAAAACCCAGAAACGGGTAAAGCATATATGAAATACGACGAGTGTTGGTTCTGTTTACCCTGTCAGAAGGAATGCCCTACAAACGCAATTACAGTTCAAATTCCTTTTTTACTGCGGTGA